The following are encoded together in the Drosophila biarmipes strain raj3 chromosome 3L, RU_DBia_V1.1, whole genome shotgun sequence genome:
- the LOC108030595 gene encoding uncharacterized protein LOC108030595, producing the protein MRCAVKNCGNNNRNSNRRKWRFFHFPKEEAHLQRWIDFCQRDSINPATACICNEHFAPLDFERNLQYELGFTRKNPTKLKPGSLPSLNRPQKLAKGKAGIAKKDSINVSLAASLNVVNIDFESFLEEPQSPHSQQTIEIQLCNSTTDFEVLEESASSDYNEALEPLSTSQRRASSQPSKDADTSQDHTPLVVEILDPLNPQSNAKEHVEIIDSEGDDYVKHLEHEVSSLKREVSLLKSERKKLKCEIRNLKALIPKL; encoded by the exons atgcgCTGTGCTGTAAAAAATTGCGGAAATAATAATCGCAACTCCAACAGAAGGAAATGGCGGTTCTTTCACTTTCCAAAAGAGGAGGCTCACCTCCAGAGGTGGATAGATTTCTGCCAACGGGATAGCATTAACCCCGCCAcag CTTGCATTTGCAACGAGCACTTTGCACCTCTTGATTTCGAGAGGAATTTGCAGTACGAACTTGGGTTTACCCGGAAAAACCCAACTAAGCTCAAGCCCGGCTCGCTACCCAGTCTCAACAGACCCCAAAAGTTGGCCAAGGGAAAGGCTGGAATAGCCAAAAAGGATTCTATAAATGTTTCTTTAGCAGCATCTCTTAATGTTGTCAATATCGATTTCGAATCCTTCCTGGAAGAGCCGCAATCTCCACATTCCCAGCAGACCATAGAAATCCAACTCTGTAACTCTACTACAGACTTTGAGGTCTTGGAAGAAAGTGCATCCAGCGATTACAATGAAGCTTTGGAGCCACTAAGTACATCTCAAAGGAGAGCCTCCTCCCAACCGTCTAAAGATGCAGACACCTCTCAGGATCACACGCCCTTGGTAGTGGAAATTCTTGATCCGCTGAACCCGCAATCGAATGCCAAGGAGCATGTGGAGATAATCGATTCAGAGGGGGACGATTACGTAAAGCACTTGGAGCACGAAGT GAGTTCTCTGAAGCGGGAGGTGTCTTTACTCAAAAGCGAACGCAAAAAGCTAAAGTGTGAAATTCGAAATCTCAAGGCCCTTATTCCAAAATTATAA
- the LOC108030607 gene encoding biogenesis of lysosome-related organelles complex 1 subunit 6: MLKSSNINSVLNELPDNTSRDQKAQSPNNGTPKREAETCCSSKDQDVMGSIAALQLSAGVLQIAEPPLEHVRSQLRELIGRQNKIYIDLSKEKYKLDCSEVARLNDMMSDVKRYKEKLTKIKKEMQGVYQRTKELKKRAANVAACKQRDYQRKLEKQQHEESLIGGQ; the protein is encoded by the exons ATGTTAAAAAGTAGCAATATAAATAG TGTTCTTAATGAGCTTCCTGACAACACATCAAGGGATCAGAAGGCCCAATCCCCCAACAATGGAACCCCAAAGCGAGAAGCGGAGACCTGTTGCTCCTCCAAGGACCAGGATGTTATGGGCAGTATAGCCGCTTTGCAATTGTCCGCAGGGGTCCTCCAAATAGCGGAGCCTCCCCTAGAACATGTCCGATCCCAGCTTAGGGAATTGAT TGGAAGGCAGAACAAAATTTACATTGATCTGTCCAAGGAGAAATACAAACTGGACTGCAGCGAAGTGGCCAGACTGAATGACATG ATGAGCGATGTAAAGCGGTACAAGGAAAAGCTAACAAAGATCAAGAAGGAGATGCAGGGCGTCTACCAGCGAACCAAAGAGCTGAAG AAACGCGCCGCTAACGTGGCCGCCTGCAAGCAGCGCGACTACCAGCGAAAACTAGAGAAGCAGCAGCACGAGGAGTCGCTCATCGGAGGCCAGTAG